Proteins from one Streptomyces genisteinicus genomic window:
- the nirB gene encoding nitrite reductase large subunit NirB, translated as MAATSAMSTPAISPTIVVVGHGMVGQRFLEALADRGVTERARVVVLCEEPRAAYDRVKLTSYFSGSTPDDLSMVEDGFMEKHGIELHLDDPAVSVDTAARTVVSRAGVTIAYDTLVLATGSYPFVPPVPGKDAEGCFVYRTIEDLLAIEEYAKTSRVGAVVGGGLLGLEAAGALKGLGLETHIVEFAPRLMPVQVDEGGGAALLRTIETMGLSVHTGVGTQEVVAGETGAVTGMALSDGSVLPTDMVVFSAGVRPRDQLAREAGLAVGERGGIVVDEQCRTSDPAVFAIGECALASDGRVYGLVAPGYEMAETAAAALEGEVSSFTGADLSTKLKLLGVDVASFGDAHGTAEGCLDVVYSDSRAGLYKKLVIGADGTLLGGILVGDAEQYGTLRAFTGSKPPVSAEQLVLPAGAGAPVALGPAALPDEAVVCSCHNVTKGTIRGAVTDHRCTTVPEVKKCTKAGTGCGSCVKVLGQLVNAELEASGVEVDKGLCPCFGQTRQELYEIVRALRITSYQQLLDAHGREAARGGNGCEVCKPTVGSIIASLAPTIGASGYVLEGEQAALQDTNDHFLANMQKNGSYSIVPRIPGGEITPEKLIVIGEVARDFGLYTKITGGQRIDLFGARVDQLPQIWGRLVDAGFESGHAYGKALRTVKSCVGQTWCRYGVQDSVRMAIDLELRYRGLRSPHKLKSAVSGCQRECAEAQSKDFGVIATANGWNLYVGGNGGATPRHADLLAQDLSDGELIRLIDRFLMFYIRTADRLERTSTWLERIEGGLDHVRDVVVDDSLGICAELESLMADHVAGYRDEWAETLDDPERLMRFVSFVNAPDVPDPTVKFVPERDQVKPDLPLLTIRPLDEALEGSAAR; from the coding sequence ATGGCTGCGACGTCCGCGATGTCCACCCCCGCGATCAGCCCCACGATCGTGGTCGTCGGCCACGGCATGGTCGGCCAGCGCTTCCTGGAGGCCCTCGCCGACCGCGGCGTCACCGAGCGCGCGCGCGTCGTCGTGCTCTGCGAGGAGCCGCGTGCCGCCTACGACCGCGTGAAGCTCACCTCGTACTTCTCGGGGAGCACGCCCGACGACCTGTCCATGGTCGAGGACGGCTTCATGGAGAAGCACGGCATTGAGCTGCACCTCGACGACCCGGCCGTCTCGGTCGACACCGCCGCGCGCACCGTCGTCTCGCGGGCCGGTGTGACGATCGCCTACGACACCCTGGTGCTGGCCACCGGCTCGTACCCGTTCGTGCCGCCGGTGCCGGGCAAGGACGCCGAGGGCTGCTTCGTCTACCGCACCATCGAGGACCTGCTGGCCATCGAGGAGTACGCGAAGACGTCCCGCGTGGGCGCGGTCGTCGGCGGCGGGCTGCTCGGCCTGGAGGCGGCCGGCGCCCTGAAGGGCCTGGGCCTGGAGACCCACATCGTCGAGTTCGCGCCGCGGCTGATGCCGGTGCAGGTCGACGAGGGCGGCGGCGCGGCGCTGCTGCGCACCATCGAGACCATGGGGCTCTCCGTCCACACCGGCGTCGGCACCCAGGAGGTCGTCGCCGGGGAGACGGGCGCCGTCACGGGCATGGCCCTGTCCGACGGCTCGGTGCTCCCGACCGACATGGTGGTCTTCTCCGCCGGTGTGCGCCCCAGGGACCAGCTGGCCCGGGAGGCGGGGCTCGCGGTCGGCGAGCGCGGCGGCATCGTCGTCGACGAGCAGTGCCGCACCTCCGACCCGGCGGTCTTCGCCATCGGCGAGTGCGCGCTCGCCTCCGACGGACGCGTCTACGGTCTGGTGGCCCCCGGATACGAGATGGCCGAGACGGCAGCCGCCGCGCTGGAGGGCGAGGTGTCGTCCTTCACCGGCGCCGACCTCTCCACCAAGCTGAAGCTGCTCGGCGTGGACGTCGCCTCGTTCGGCGACGCCCACGGCACCGCCGAGGGCTGCCTCGACGTGGTGTACTCCGACTCCCGTGCCGGGCTCTACAAGAAGCTCGTGATCGGCGCCGACGGGACGCTGCTCGGCGGCATCCTGGTCGGCGACGCCGAGCAGTACGGCACCCTGCGGGCCTTCACCGGATCCAAGCCGCCGGTCTCCGCCGAGCAGCTGGTGCTGCCCGCCGGCGCGGGCGCGCCCGTGGCGCTCGGCCCGGCCGCCCTCCCGGACGAGGCGGTCGTCTGCTCCTGCCACAACGTCACCAAGGGCACCATCCGCGGCGCGGTCACCGACCACCGGTGCACCACCGTGCCCGAGGTGAAGAAGTGCACCAAGGCCGGCACCGGCTGCGGCAGCTGCGTCAAGGTGCTGGGACAGCTCGTCAACGCCGAACTGGAGGCGTCGGGCGTCGAGGTCGACAAGGGCCTGTGCCCCTGCTTCGGCCAGACCCGCCAGGAGCTCTACGAGATCGTCCGGGCCCTGCGCATCACCTCCTACCAGCAGCTCCTCGACGCCCACGGCCGTGAGGCCGCCCGCGGCGGCAACGGATGCGAGGTCTGCAAGCCCACCGTCGGCTCGATCATCGCCTCGCTGGCCCCGACCATCGGCGCGAGCGGATACGTGCTGGAGGGCGAGCAGGCGGCGCTCCAGGACACCAACGACCACTTCCTGGCCAACATGCAGAAGAACGGGTCGTACTCGATCGTGCCCCGCATCCCCGGCGGCGAGATCACCCCGGAGAAGCTGATCGTGATCGGCGAGGTCGCCCGGGACTTCGGCCTCTACACCAAGATCACCGGCGGTCAGCGGATCGACCTCTTCGGCGCCCGGGTGGACCAGCTGCCGCAGATCTGGGGCCGGCTGGTGGACGCGGGCTTCGAGTCCGGGCACGCCTACGGGAAGGCGCTGCGGACCGTGAAGTCCTGTGTGGGGCAGACCTGGTGCCGGTACGGGGTGCAGGACTCGGTCCGCATGGCGATCGACCTGGAGCTGCGCTACCGGGGCCTGCGGTCGCCGCACAAGCTGAAGTCGGCGGTCTCCGGCTGCCAGCGCGAGTGCGCGGAGGCCCAGTCGAAGGACTTCGGCGTGATCGCCACGGCGAACGGCTGGAACCTCTACGTGGGCGGCAACGGCGGCGCCACCCCGCGCCACGCCGACCTGCTCGCGCAGGACCTCTCCGACGGCGAACTGATCCGGCTGATCGACCGGTTCCTGATGTTCTACATCCGCACCGCAGACCGCCTGGAGCGGACCTCCACCTGGCTGGAGCGGATCGAGGGCGGCCTCGACCACGTACGCGACGTGGTGGTCGACGACTCGCTGGGCATCTGCGCCGAACTGGAGTCGCTGATGGCCGACCACGTCGCCGGCTACCGCGACGAATGGGCCGAGACGCTCGACGACCCGGAGCGCCTGATGCGGTTCGTCTCCTTCGTGAACGCGCCCGACGTGCCCGACCCCACGGTGAAGTTCGTGCCCGAGCGGGACCAGGTCAAGCCCGATCTGCCCCTGCTGACCATCCGTCCGCTGGACGAAGCACTGGAAGGAAGCGCCGCCCGATGA
- the nirD gene encoding nitrite reductase small subunit NirD, translated as MTIAPEKTDVQLQIKIGGDWLAVCPLARLIPGRGVAALLPGGSQAALFLDRDGRPYAIDNRDPFGGAQVLSRGLIGTAAGRPYVASPLLKQRFDLETGACLDDEEVAVTAYEVRLH; from the coding sequence ATGACCATCGCCCCTGAGAAGACGGACGTCCAGCTCCAGATCAAGATCGGCGGGGACTGGCTGGCCGTGTGCCCCCTCGCCCGGCTCATCCCCGGGCGCGGTGTCGCGGCGCTGCTCCCCGGCGGCAGCCAGGCCGCGCTCTTCCTGGACCGCGACGGCCGGCCGTACGCGATCGACAACCGGGACCCGTTCGGCGGGGCTCAGGTCCTGTCGCGCGGTCTGATCGGCACCGCGGCGGGCCGCCCGTACGTCGCGTCACCGCTGCTCAAGCAGCGCTTCGACCTGGAGACGGGAGCCTGCCTCGACGACGAGGAGGTCGCGGTGACGGCATACGAGGTGCGGCTGCACTGA
- a CDS encoding VOC family protein: MSQMIFLNLPVKDLETSKAFWNKLGYSFNPQFTDENAACLVISDTIFAMLLTEQRFKDFTKKEITDATTSTEAIFALSAENREAVDTLVDGALAAGGFPSGETQDFGFMYGRAFQDVDHHNWEVMWMDVEAMQEATAGE; this comes from the coding sequence ATGTCTCAGATGATCTTCCTGAACCTGCCGGTCAAGGACCTCGAGACCAGCAAGGCCTTCTGGAACAAGCTGGGTTACTCCTTCAACCCGCAGTTCACCGACGAGAACGCGGCGTGCCTCGTCATCAGCGACACCATCTTCGCGATGCTGCTCACGGAGCAGCGCTTCAAGGACTTCACCAAGAAGGAGATCACGGACGCCACCACGTCCACCGAGGCGATCTTCGCGCTCAGCGCCGAGAACCGCGAGGCCGTGGACACCCTGGTCGACGGCGCCCTGGCGGCCGGCGGCTTCCCGTCCGGCGAGACCCAGGACTTCGGCTTCATGTACGGCCGCGCCTTCCAGGACGTCGACCACCACAACTGGGAGGTCATGTGGATGGACGTCGAGGCCATGCAGGAGGCGACGGCCGGCGAGTGA
- a CDS encoding PhoX family protein, whose product MERRSFLRGAVVGTSAAAFGFTLWQGAASAAPAQPGAGPYGALGAADANGIRLPAGFTSRVIARSGQKVGSTSYTWHNAPDGGACFADGTGWIYVSNSEINPSGGASAVRFDSSGTVTGAYRILSNTRQNCAGGRTPWNTWLSCEEVSLGYVYEADPYGVNAAVQRPAMGRFKHEAAAADPVRRVVYLTEDETNGCLYRFVPAAWGSLSAGTLQVLVAGSATSGSFTWANVPDPDGSPTVTRDQVSGAKRFNGGEGCHYANDTVWFTTKGDNRLWQLNLASNTYELAYDDSLVTGGSAPLTGVDNVTGSASGDLFVAEDGGTMDICVITPDDVVAPFLRITGQSGSEICGPAFSPDGRRLYFSSQRGTSGSSSGGITYEVTGPFRA is encoded by the coding sequence GTGGAACGTCGCAGTTTCCTGCGCGGAGCGGTCGTCGGCACGTCCGCCGCAGCGTTCGGCTTCACCCTCTGGCAGGGCGCCGCCTCCGCGGCGCCCGCGCAGCCCGGCGCGGGCCCGTACGGGGCGCTCGGCGCGGCGGACGCCAACGGCATCCGGCTCCCGGCCGGCTTCACCAGCCGGGTGATCGCCCGCTCCGGCCAGAAGGTCGGCTCCACCTCGTACACCTGGCACAACGCCCCCGACGGCGGCGCCTGCTTCGCGGACGGCACGGGCTGGATCTACGTCTCCAACTCCGAGATCAACCCGTCCGGCGGCGCGAGCGCGGTGCGTTTCGACTCCTCGGGCACGGTCACGGGCGCCTACCGCATCCTGTCGAACACCCGCCAGAACTGCGCGGGCGGCAGGACGCCCTGGAACACCTGGCTGTCCTGCGAGGAGGTCAGCCTCGGCTACGTGTACGAGGCCGACCCGTACGGCGTGAACGCGGCCGTGCAGCGCCCGGCGATGGGCCGCTTCAAGCACGAGGCCGCCGCGGCCGACCCCGTCCGCAGGGTCGTCTACCTCACCGAGGACGAGACCAACGGCTGCCTGTACCGCTTCGTGCCCGCGGCCTGGGGCAGCCTGTCGGCCGGCACGCTCCAGGTGCTGGTCGCCGGCTCGGCGACGTCCGGCTCCTTCACCTGGGCGAACGTGCCGGACCCGGACGGCTCCCCCACCGTCACCCGCGACCAGGTGTCCGGGGCGAAGCGGTTCAACGGCGGCGAGGGCTGCCACTACGCCAACGACACCGTGTGGTTCACCACCAAGGGCGACAACCGGCTCTGGCAGCTGAACCTGGCGTCGAACACCTACGAACTCGCCTACGACGACTCGCTGGTCACCGGGGGCTCCGCGCCCCTCACCGGGGTGGACAACGTCACCGGCTCGGCGTCCGGCGACCTGTTCGTCGCCGAGGACGGCGGCACCATGGACATCTGCGTCATCACCCCGGACGACGTGGTGGCGCCCTTCCTGCGGATCACCGGGCAGTCCGGCTCCGAGATCTGCGGGCCCGCCTTCTCGCCCGACGGGCGCCGGCTGTACTTCTCCAGCCAGCGCGGCACCTCCGGCAGCTCGTCGGGCGGCATCACCTACGAGGTGACCGGTCCGTTCCGCGCGTAG
- a CDS encoding ArsR/SmtB family transcription factor, with translation MLRIHFHADDLARVRMAAGPDALWESMLSFHRLRDRRGSVVFGEWRSEARVRLKGETRLLAQLVPPRGYFPDFLTPAQGRDGLEAGLAALRETPPERLRAEVALTAAHRSPLRVLPARLAALSEGGTDAVGHLVDALRAYHRAALEPYWPHVRARVEADRAARGRALLDGGAAELLASLPPVLRWRAPVLEADYPVDRELHLDGRGLLLQPSFFCRGTPVVLRDPSLPPVLVYPVQHSGESALPEAAGASLGRLVGHTRSAVLQAIRHGCTTSELARRAGVSLASASQHAAVLRESGLVVTLRHGNAVLHTLTPLGAALLRGGVPAEPRPEPGPEARPYARNGPVTS, from the coding sequence GTGCTTCGTATTCATTTCCACGCGGATGATCTGGCGCGCGTCAGGATGGCCGCCGGTCCCGACGCGCTCTGGGAATCGATGCTGAGTTTCCATCGGCTCAGGGACCGCAGGGGCTCCGTCGTGTTCGGTGAATGGCGGTCGGAGGCACGCGTCCGGTTGAAAGGTGAAACGCGTCTGCTGGCCCAACTGGTTCCGCCGCGCGGGTATTTCCCGGATTTCCTGACGCCCGCGCAGGGCCGTGACGGCCTCGAGGCGGGCCTCGCGGCCCTGCGGGAGACCCCGCCCGAGCGGCTGCGCGCGGAAGTGGCCCTGACGGCCGCCCACCGCTCCCCGCTGCGGGTGCTGCCCGCCCGGCTGGCGGCCCTCTCCGAGGGCGGCACGGACGCCGTGGGCCACCTCGTCGACGCCCTGCGCGCCTACCACCGTGCCGCCCTGGAGCCGTACTGGCCGCACGTGCGGGCCAGGGTGGAGGCGGACCGGGCGGCGCGCGGGCGCGCCCTCCTCGACGGCGGCGCCGCCGAACTCCTCGCCTCCCTGCCCCCGGTGCTGCGCTGGCGGGCCCCGGTCCTGGAGGCCGACTACCCGGTCGACCGGGAGCTCCACCTCGACGGGCGGGGTCTGCTGCTCCAGCCCTCGTTCTTCTGCCGCGGCACCCCCGTGGTGCTGCGCGACCCCTCGCTGCCGCCGGTCCTGGTCTACCCCGTCCAGCACAGCGGCGAGTCCGCCCTGCCGGAGGCGGCGGGCGCCTCGCTGGGCCGGCTCGTCGGCCACACCCGCTCGGCGGTCCTCCAGGCCATCCGGCACGGCTGCACCACCAGCGAGCTGGCCCGCAGGGCGGGGGTGTCCCTCGCCTCCGCGAGCCAGCACGCCGCGGTGCTCCGTGAGTCTGGCCTGGTCGTCACCCTGCGCCACGGGAACGCGGTCCTCCACACCCTGACCCCGCTGGGCGCCGCCCTGCTGCGCGGCGGGGTCCCGGCGGAGCCCCGGCCCGAGCCCGGACCCGAGGCCCGCCCCTACGCGCGGAACGGACCGGTCACCTCGTAG
- the ppdK gene encoding pyruvate, phosphate dikinase — protein MSENKDQKFVYDFTEGNKDLKDLLGGKGANLAEMTNLGLPVPPGFTITTEACKVYLDSGDEPPALRDEVSAHLDALERSMGKKLGQADDPLLVSVRSGAKFSMPGMMDTVLNIGLSDESVTGLAAQAGDERFAWDSYRRLIQMFGKTVLGVDGELFEDALDEAKAAKKVAVDTDLDAADLKKLVARFKEIVTAEAGRDFPQDPREQMDLAIHAVFDSWNTDRAKLYRRQERIPGDLGTAVNVCSMVFGNLGPDSGTGVAFTRDPASGHQGVYGDYLQNAQGEDVVAGIRNTVPLADLESIDKASYDQLMQIMETLENHYRDLCDIEFTIERGQLWMLQTRVGKRTAGAAFRIATQLVDQGLIDEAEALQRVNGAQLAQLMFPRFDDGATTELLGRGIAASPGAAVGKAVFDSYTAVKWSRSGEKVILIRRETNPDDLDGMIAAEGILTSRGGKTSHAAVVARGMGKTCVCGAEDLEVDTKRRRMTVGGTVVEEGDVVSIDGSTGKVYLGEVPVVPSPVVEYFEGRMHAGADDADELVQAVHRIMAYADRVRRLRVRANADNAEDALRARRFGAQGIGLCRTEHMFLGERREMVEKLILADTDEEREEALKALLPLQKKDFVELFEAMDGLPVTVRLLDPPLHEFLPDITELSVRVALAEARKDANENDLRLLQAVHRLHEQNPMLGLRGVRLGLVIPGLFGMQVRAIAEAAAERVEAKGDPRAEIMIPLVGTVQELEIVRDESEAVIAEVARKTGVDLKLALGTMIELPRAALTAGQIAEAAEFFSFGTNDLTQTVWGFSRDDVEASFFTAYLEKGIFGVSPFETIDKDGVGALVRDAAAAGRATRPDLKLGVCGEHGGDPESVHFFHEVGLDYVSCSPFRIPVARLEAGRAAAQSAGSDSR, from the coding sequence GTGTCGGAAAACAAAGATCAGAAGTTCGTCTACGACTTCACCGAGGGCAACAAGGATCTGAAGGACCTTCTCGGTGGCAAGGGCGCGAACCTCGCCGAGATGACCAACCTCGGACTTCCGGTCCCTCCCGGGTTCACGATCACCACCGAGGCGTGCAAGGTCTACCTCGACAGCGGCGACGAGCCGCCCGCGCTCCGCGACGAGGTGAGTGCGCACCTCGACGCCCTGGAGCGGTCCATGGGCAAGAAGCTCGGCCAGGCCGACGACCCGCTGCTCGTGTCGGTGCGCTCGGGAGCCAAGTTCTCGATGCCCGGCATGATGGACACCGTCCTCAACATCGGCCTCTCCGACGAGTCGGTCACGGGCCTCGCCGCCCAGGCCGGCGACGAGCGCTTCGCCTGGGACTCGTACCGCCGCCTGATCCAGATGTTCGGCAAGACCGTGCTGGGCGTCGACGGCGAGCTCTTCGAGGACGCGCTGGACGAGGCCAAGGCCGCCAAGAAGGTCGCCGTCGACACCGACCTCGACGCCGCCGACCTGAAGAAGCTCGTCGCGCGCTTCAAGGAGATCGTCACGGCCGAGGCCGGACGGGACTTCCCGCAGGACCCGCGCGAGCAGATGGACCTCGCGATCCACGCGGTCTTCGACTCGTGGAACACCGACCGCGCCAAGCTCTACCGCCGCCAGGAGCGCATCCCCGGCGACCTCGGCACCGCGGTCAACGTCTGCTCCATGGTCTTCGGCAACCTCGGCCCGGACTCCGGCACCGGCGTCGCCTTCACCCGGGACCCCGCCTCCGGCCACCAGGGCGTGTACGGCGACTACCTGCAGAACGCCCAGGGCGAGGACGTCGTCGCCGGCATCCGCAACACCGTGCCGCTGGCGGACCTGGAGTCCATCGACAAGGCGTCGTACGACCAGCTGATGCAGATCATGGAGACCCTGGAGAACCACTACCGGGACCTCTGCGACATCGAGTTCACCATCGAGCGCGGCCAGCTGTGGATGCTCCAGACCCGCGTCGGCAAGCGCACCGCGGGCGCGGCCTTCCGGATCGCCACCCAGCTCGTCGACCAGGGCCTGATCGACGAGGCCGAGGCGCTCCAGCGGGTCAACGGCGCGCAGCTGGCACAGCTGATGTTCCCCCGCTTCGACGACGGCGCCACCACCGAGCTGCTGGGCCGCGGCATCGCCGCGTCGCCGGGCGCGGCGGTCGGCAAGGCCGTCTTCGACTCCTACACGGCCGTCAAGTGGTCGCGGTCGGGCGAGAAGGTCATCCTCATCCGCCGTGAGACCAACCCGGACGACCTGGACGGCATGATCGCCGCCGAGGGCATCCTGACCTCGCGCGGCGGCAAGACCTCGCACGCGGCCGTCGTCGCGCGCGGCATGGGCAAGACCTGTGTCTGCGGCGCCGAGGACCTGGAGGTCGACACCAAGCGCCGCCGGATGACGGTGGGCGGGACGGTCGTCGAGGAGGGCGACGTCGTCTCCATCGACGGCTCCACCGGCAAGGTCTACCTCGGCGAGGTCCCTGTCGTGCCGTCCCCCGTCGTCGAGTACTTCGAGGGCCGGATGCACGCCGGCGCCGACGACGCGGACGAGCTCGTCCAGGCGGTCCACCGGATCATGGCCTACGCGGACCGGGTACGCCGGCTGCGCGTACGCGCCAACGCGGACAACGCCGAGGACGCGCTGCGCGCCCGCCGCTTCGGCGCCCAGGGCATCGGCCTGTGCCGCACCGAGCACATGTTCCTCGGCGAGCGACGCGAGATGGTCGAGAAGCTGATCCTCGCCGACACCGACGAGGAGCGCGAGGAGGCCCTGAAGGCCCTGCTGCCGCTCCAGAAGAAGGACTTCGTCGAGCTGTTCGAGGCGATGGACGGGCTGCCGGTGACGGTGCGCCTGCTCGACCCGCCGCTGCACGAGTTCCTGCCCGACATCACCGAGCTGTCGGTGCGCGTCGCCCTCGCCGAGGCCCGCAAGGACGCCAACGAGAACGACCTGCGCCTGCTCCAGGCCGTGCACCGGCTGCACGAGCAGAACCCGATGCTCGGTCTGCGCGGTGTCCGCCTCGGCCTGGTCATCCCCGGCCTGTTCGGCATGCAGGTGCGGGCCATCGCCGAGGCCGCCGCCGAGCGTGTGGAGGCGAAGGGCGACCCGCGTGCGGAGATCATGATCCCGCTGGTGGGCACGGTCCAGGAGCTGGAGATCGTCCGCGACGAGTCCGAGGCGGTCATCGCGGAGGTCGCGCGGAAGACCGGCGTCGACCTGAAGCTGGCCCTCGGCACGATGATCGAGCTGCCGCGGGCGGCGCTGACCGCCGGCCAGATCGCGGAGGCCGCGGAGTTCTTCTCCTTCGGCACCAACGACCTGACGCAGACGGTGTGGGGCTTCTCCCGCGACGACGTGGAGGCGAGCTTCTTCACCGCCTACCTGGAGAAGGGCATCTTCGGCGTCAGTCCGTTCGAGACGATCGACAAGGACGGCGTGGGCGCCCTGGTCCGCGACGCCGCCGCGGCGGGCCGGGCCACCCGGCCCGACCTGAAGCTCGGCGTCTGCGGCGAGCACGGCGGCGACCCGGAGTCGGTGCACTTCTTCCACGAGGTGGGCCTCGACTACGTCTCCTGCTCGCCGTTCCGGATCCCGGTGGCGCGTCTCGAGGCGGGCCGCGCGGCCGCTCAGTCGGCGGGCAGCGACTCCCGCTGA